GGTCACCACCCATAATAAAGAATAGCCGAATGAGGAACCGGCAGCCAGATTGGTCGCCCAGTTTCCCGGGTCTATGAAGCCTACGGTGACCAGTAGCCCGGGACCTATATATTTCAGCAGGTCCAGTGCACCTGACCGGGTTTTATGTGTAATTTTTAGTTTATCGAGGAATTTCATGAAGAGGAGTAATGGATATTATTATGTTATCAGGAGCAACAATCCGTTTCGCAATGTTCTCCCGGCAGTTCTGTTTCAAAGGTTGCGTGTTGTATATTTGCATCTTCCAGCCGATGTTTCAGCCGGTATTTCAGATCTTCTATACCGGCAAACGAATCTACGACAATATGTGCAGTCAATGCGGTCTGAGTCGTACTAATGGCCCATATATGCAGGTGATGAACTCCTTTTACTTCGGGTTCGTTCAAAATTAACTTTTTGACTTTTTCAATATCTACATTGCCGGGAACGCCGTCTAAAGAGAGCCTTAAACTGTCGTGCAACAGATTCCAGGTGGATATTAAAATGATAAGGCTTACTACCAGTCCTATAACAGGGTCTATGATATTCCAGCCCGTATAACGTATGATAAGACCTGATACCAATACACCTACTGAGACCAGTGTATCGGCTGCCATATGCAGATAAGCTCCTTTTATGTTGAGGTCTTTTGATTTATCTTTAAAGAACAGGTAGGCTGTAAAAGCGTTGATGACGATGCCTATTCCGGCTACCCATGCGACAGCGTCGCCGTTTATCGCTTCGGGGTTTCGTAATTTTGATATACTTTCTGAAATGATGATACCTACCGCCACTAATAATATAATAGCGTTTAGAAGGGAAACCAATATCGTGCTTTTTTTGTATCCGTACGTATAATTACCGGAAGGTTTAATTTTTGCCAGCCGGAATGCCAGCATGGCCAGGATTAGGCTTACTACGTCGCTCAGATTATGTCCGGCGTCGGAGAGTAGAGCCAATGAACCGAAATATAATCCGGAGCCGGCTTCTACAATAACAAATAGCAGATTGAGCGTTATACCTATAATAAAAGCTTTATTCAATTTGCTTATTTCATGCGTATGGTGGTGTTCATGTGCCATAATCCAGTAAAACGATTTTACACCATGAGATGTTTATCCCATGGTGTGCCATATTGATTTTATAATAACAAATATCCGGCTTTTATCTGAAATATTATATGTTTTCGATAGTTTTTTTAGGAGAATAAATCATTGAGAGCTTCACTCATACTGGGGTGTGTGAAAATAAAATTATGTAAAAATGTAGAATCCAGCCCGGCTTTCATGGCTAATGAGACTGTGTTTATCACTTCACTGGATTCGGGGCAAAAGAGCGTACATCCCAAAATTTCATGAGTATCAGCATCTATCACTGCCTTCAGCATTCCGTCTTCAGCATCCACTGTTTTTGCACGGGGAATCGAAGAAACCGTGAATTTGTTTACCAGAATATTCTTACCGCTTTTTCTGGCTTCTTGCTCGTTCAATCCGATATGAGATAAAGGAGGGTCTATGAATACCGAGTAGCTGACAGGTTCCCTGCCGGTAGTTCTTCTTCTTTGATCACCGAACAAGTCGTCCCTTATGATACGATAGTCATCAAGAGATATATAAGTGAATTGCAATCCTCCTTTTACATCGCCCATCACCCTGATACTGGGAGTTGTCGTTCTCAGTAATTCGTCCACTATGATAGCTCCTTGTTCATTTACTTTTACTCCGGCTGCTTCCAGATTAAGTTCTTTCGTGTTCGGTCTTCGGCCCGTTGCCAGCAGTACGGCGTCCGCTTTTAATGTGTAACCTGCATTTTCCCGTGTATTGGTATATGATATGATAACTTCGTTTCCGGTGTTATGGAAAGAATTTACTTTTGCCCCCATTTTAAATAATATTCCTTTTTTTTCCAGGACTGTTTTTACACTTTCGGCGATGTCTCTGTCTTCTCTGGGCAAGAGTTCGGTATAGCCTTCCAGTACTGTGACCTGGGAGCCGAAAGATGCATATATGGATGCAAATTCCAGTCCGATATATCCGCCTCCTATGATCACCAGTCTTTCCGGAAGCTCAGTAAGTTCCATGATCTCTGTACTGGTATATATGAACGGATTTTCTTTTATTCCTTCTATGGGTGGTATAACGGTTTCGGCTCCTGTATTAATGAAAATGTACGGCGCTTTCAACAGCAATGTCCCTTTTTCTGTTTTTACATTTACGGTTTCGGGAGATGCGAAACTTCCTGTTCCCGTATAGACTGTTATGTTTTTCTTGTCGTCCAGTTTATGAAAGTTATTGTTTCGGAGTAAAGAAGTTATCTTGTCTTTTTTTTCTATGGCTTTCCGATAAAATTCTTTCTTATTTTCGAAAGAGTCTTTTTTCCTCAAATCGGCAAGTTTTGCCTGGTGTACCAGTACTTTGGTCGGTATACAACCGATATTGATACATGTGCCTCCGTACATTTTTTCGGATTTTTCCACCATGGCGACCTTCCATCCCCTGTTTGCCAGATCGGAGGCGAGAGTTTTCCCTCCTTTCCCAAATCCTATAATGATAGCATCGAACTCTTTCATAATACTTATTTATTAAAATATTTTTTCAATAATCTTTGTGCCGATTCTGAAAGTACAACTACGCTGCCCGCCAGTATGGCCGTATCTTTAATAACTAATCGCCCGGCTCCTGTCAATAGAGGGAATCCGTATTCTCCGCTCCCTAAATCGGGAACCCAGACTTCGGGTGTTGTAATAAGAAAAGATAGCGTTCCTAATGTCATGATAATGGCCAGGATAGCACCTGCAAAGCCTAATTCGGGAGAGAATATACCTAAGAATACCAACAATCCTATGGTTATAATGAGGATGCCGAGTCCGTGGGAAAATGCATATGTATGGTTTTGTACATGCCATTCGTGTTTGACTTCGTTATATTCTCCTTCTTTCAGTTTGTAGTCTTTGTATTCCGGGGCATCTTTAGCATAGAAAAAGCTCATAAAAGGACTGTTCGCTACGAAAGGTACGATGCCTTCGGCTTCATAATTGTAAAACTTAAGTCCGCCTATCCATACAAAAATGATAAGGATAGCAATGCGGATAAGATCAATTCCCAGTTTCTGTGACGAAGCGGTAATTCTTAGAAGAGAAAAAAACAGGTGTTTTGCTTTTGTTGTCATATTGTCAGTTTTTAATGGTTTAACTTATGATGCAAAATTCGGTTGTTTTTTCCGGGGAATAAATAACAATTTTACCGGATTAGTTGTCAATTATTCCCGTTTTTCTTTTTTTCTGAAATCGGAAATGCTTTCTCCCGTCATATTTTTGAAAAAACGGCTGAAAGAAGCCAAGTCTTCAAAGCCCAGAATCTCCGCAATTTCTTTGGCGCTTTTTGTACTATATAGCAGTAAACGTTTTGCTTCGGCTTCGGTTCGTTCGTGAATAATTCTTAGCGGAGATGAAAAACCATAAGAAGAAAACAGATTGGTTAAGGTTTTAGGAGAACGGTGAAGCATTTCGGCATAATCCTGTACTTGCTTTTTTTCTTTGAAATGGTTATCTACCAGAACAAAGAACTGACGGATGATATCGAAACTTTTTTCTTTTTCATGGTTAATCGAGAATTTTTCCCGGGCAAAACGGGTACAACTGATAATAAAGCGTTTCAACAGGATGCGCAGCATTTCTTCCTGCAGATTATCTTTAATAAGATATTCATTTCTGAATTTGGATGTTATATCCAGTAATATTTCTTTTTGTTCCAGTGTTAATCGAAGGCGCATGATATCGGACGTGCCATTGAAAAGGAAACCGTTGCATGAGACCTCATTGTCGTGCCCGAAAATACAGTAGAAATTGCTGTTGAAAAGAAGTGTGAGATAGTCTCCGTTTATTTCTTTAAATGCGATGTGGTGCAACGGAGTGAGGGGAATGATCTCGTCTTGCTCCAATGTCATAATCACGTGGTCTACTTCCAGTGTCAGACTGCCGTTTTGTACCCAGATAAATTTATACAGGCTTTTATCTTTTTGCAAAACTTTATTTTCGTTAAAATTGGAAGATAACGATATGTTCCCTTTGAGAGGGGTTGAAAAATGATATTCCATAGTTTTTCGGTTTAGTTAAGTAACAATGGAAATTACTAATTTTTAAAGGTATGAAGTTTTTATCGGAATAAAAAGATATTATGAATGAAAAGAGCTAATGAAACTTATAAAGTAAAATTTTAATATAAAAGATGTTTTAATTTTTTCCTTAACGGTCGTTCAATTTGTTATTGTGTTATATTTGATTATTATGAGAAATGTATGGTTATGGTGTCTGTTATTCCTTTGTAGCCTGTTTTCTGTACAGGCACAAAAGAGTGTGGATACAGATGTAATGAAACAGGAGAAAAAGAAAATGGAAGATAGAAGTGTGGTTTATTTTGCAGGCGGTTGTTTCTGGGGAACCGAGCATTTTATGAAACAGATCCGGGGAGTCGAAAAAACAGAAGTCGGCTATGCAAACAGTAATATAGCAAATCCTACCTATGAACAGGTATGTACCGGTAAGACAGGGGCTGCAGAAACGGTAAAGGTCGTTTATGACCCCCATACTGTGAAATTGAGTTTATTACTCGACCTTTATTTCAAAACTATCGATCCCACCAGTCTCAATAAGCAAGGGAACGATAGAGGTACACAATACAGAACCGGAGTTTTTTATACCGATAAAGCAGACCTGCCTGTGATAGAATCGGTGATAAAATCTTTGTCCCGTAAATATAATAAACCTATTGTGACGGAAGTAAAACCGATTATTAATTTCTATCCTGCGGAAGGTTATCACCAGAAATATCTGGATAAAAATCCGGGCGGTTATTGCCATATAAATCCGGAACTTTTCAAACTTGCCCGGGAAGCCAATTCCCGGCCGGTCTATAAGAAACCAGATGATGCGACATTACGTACTATTTTATCTGCAGAAGAATATGCTGTAACACAAAAAAATGCTACGGAACCGGCTTTCCGCAATAAATATTGGAATGAAAAGCGGGATGGGATATACGTGGACGTGACTACGGGGGAACCTTTATTTGTTTCCACCGATAAATTCGATTCCGGTTGCGGGTGGCCCAGTTTTTCCAAACCTATAAATAATGCACTGTTGAATGAAAAAATGGATTTGTCTCACGGGATGACTCGTGTTGAGGTGAGGAGTAAAACGGGAGATGCTCATTTAGGACATGTATTTACCGACGGCCCGAGAGATAAAGGCGGTTTGCGTTATTGTATCAATAGTGCTTCATTGAAGTTCATCCCGAGAGAAAAGATGAAAGAAGAGGGATACGGCGATTATTTATATTTGTTGGATAAGTAGTGTTTTAAATTGATAGATGAATGTTATAAAAAAGTATGTAATAATAAAATAATACAATAGGCATTTATATCTATCAGTTATCGGGGTTGTTTTTTATCTTTGCAAAAAGAGACGGACTTCAGGTCTTTCAATTTCCGAATGAAAGGTGATTTTTATTTATCCCGGGAATTAAGTCCGGAATAATTTTATATAGTGATTTTTTTGCGAAAAGAGAGATTATTTATTATCTGCCGTAAAAATTACGGCTTCGTCCGGTTTTATATGCTTCTCCTGTTTATGAGTTTCAAAAATTCATAATAGCCTCAGATTTGATACTGAAACTTGTTATTCGCGTTCAATTTTTCTATAATAATATATAGAAAAATATGAATGCCGTATATTTATAAGTTACAAAGAGGCAATAATTGAATGAGTGATAATTTTCATATATATACTGATATATCACATATTCCGGCAAAAGAATATGAGACGTATCTGGAGGAAGGTTTTAGCGGAATATGTACAGGTGGTTCCGCCGTTATAGAAGTTTTCTCGGTTTGTCGCCAGATAGTTAAAAATGACCTTGTGACTATTTTGCCGTTGCAACTGGTATCTGTCCGTGATATCAGTGATGATTTTTCCATGACATTTTTTAAAGTCGATAAAGTTATGTTTCTGGACATTATGAGTGGATTGGGGAGGATCACTACCGACTTCTTTTTTTATATGCGGAAGAATTTTCAGTACCATTTGAGCGATAGCGATACTAAAAGATTTCTTGGGTTTTGCCGTGTAATCGATTTTCGGGGGAACAATGACGATCCTGCTTTTCAACGTGAAACTATTTTACATTTGTTACGTATTTATTATTGGGATTTTTATGTTCATTTTCAGACGAAAGCAAGTGATAAAAAAAAATCTCTCTCTAATTCCAATAAGGAAAATATCGCTTTTAGATTTTCTATGTTGGTTTCTGAACATTATAAAGAACATAGAGAGATCGCTTTTTATGCCGACAAATTGTGCATATCTCCTCTATACCTGACAAAGGTTATACAGGAAATGAGAGGACAGTCGGCCCATGAAGTAATCATAGATTACGTGATTGTAGAAATAAAGAACCTTCTTCGGGATACAAATCTTGATATAAAGGATATTGTCCGGAGAATCGGTTTTGCGAATCAGTCATCGTTAAGCCGTTTTTTTCGGCAGCATACGGGTTTGTCTCCTTCGGAATATAGGCGTACCATCCACATTATATAATATATATACTACATACACAACACAATAACTATAAATTCCAATGTTAAAATTAACTGCGAATACGACTGATTATCAATATTCTCATTTTTCTGTTTTGTGGATAATTATAGTCGCATTTTCTTTTTTTATCCTGCCGGTTAAGGCCCGGGTATTACAAGACAGTGTTTTTACAATTAATAAAGACTATTTGTTGGTTGTAAATACTTATACTTCGGATGCATCCTGGAGTAATGCTGTTTTGGAGCCGATACGGCATTGGGCTGCAAACGATAACCGGACTATTTTTATTGAACATCTGAATATGCTGATGATTGATAATCTGGCTGAATTTCGTGAAGTGGAAGCCGATTTATTTGAAAAATATAGTGACAAAGCTCCTAAGGCTATTCTACTATTGGGTAATTCTTCCTTATTGCTCAGGGACGGCTTACGTGCGCACTGGGGAGATATCTCTATCGTCGTATGTACAGAAGAAAAATATATAGGACCGGATTTGGCATATATTGATAAGAAACCTGTTTCGGAAAAAGAGCAAATTCCGCTTATTGAACTTGCTGATTCATATAATATGACGGTTATCCAGTCCGAAATGTTTTTACAGGATAATATTTCTTTAATGCGGCGTATGATTCCGGATATGAAAAAAGTGATCTTGATCGGTGACGGCCGTTATATCAACCAACAGCTTGACTATGATTTAAGAAATCTTTTAATGCGCTCATATCCAGATATGAAGTACGATTTTTTTTCGGCTATGGATATGACAAAGGAGGAGTTGCTTCACCGGCTGAACAATATTGACCCTGTAACAACAGGAGTGTTATTTTCTTCTTGGTTCAATAAATCGCACTATGCCGGGAGTACTTTACTCACAACTAATTCATTTCAGGATATAACGAACGTTTCTGTACCGGTTTTTGCCCTTCAACAGGCTTCGATGAACAATAATGGTATTATAGGAGGTTATTTTTATGATAAACAAACTTTTCAATCATGGCTGCAACAAACATTAGAAAATGTGTTGGAGGGAAAGCAGGCGAGAGATATTCCGTTTTATATTCCTACCGATGCTATCCCTACATTTAGTTATCCTGTTTTGTTGTTTAAAGGGTTTACCGTTGAGCAATGTCCTCCGGGAAGTGTTTTTTTGGAACGTCCTCGTTCGTTTTGGGAACGTAACAAGTATTTTATAATTTTCGGAGGAGTGTTGTCGGCTCTGTTACTTTTGTTTTTGTTTATTTATCAACATAACCGCATTCATGTTCTGAAAGTCCTTAATGAAGAGCGTAAACAAAAACTGGAAACTAATAAAGAGCTGGCTAAGTTGTTTGAAGATATGCCAATTGGTTATTCGAAAGGGAAATTAGAGCGAAACGAGGATGGCAAGATTATTGATGTGGAGATTACACGTATGAACGGACGGTTTATCCATAGCCTTGTCGGAGAAGGGAAGCAGTTAGAGGGATTAAAATTGAGCGAGCTTTTCGGGACAGATTTTCAGGTATTTCTTCATTTTTTGCATTTGATGGATGCGCAACATAAGACCATTACTTATTCGCAATATTTTTCGGCTGTGAAAAAGTATGTGGGGGTTTTTATAACGGATGCTACACAGTCGGACTATATTGATGTCTACTATATCAATACGACTGATTTGCATATAACCCAGCAAAAACTTAATGAAACAAACCATAAGTTGGCTATGGCTCTTGATGTAGCCAGCATTATTCCTTGGAATTGGGATTTGAACAATCATACAATTACATGTGATATAAATCATCCGGTGAAATCGGGGAGTGAAAATACGGTTTCAGGTGAAGAAGATCGGTTAGTAGTACCCGAATCACAGTATTTTGAAAAGATCCACAAGGAAGATCGGAAACGTGTAGAAAAAGCTTATTTGGATCTTATGACGGGATGTGTAGATAAGGTCCGGGAGGAGTACAGGATAGTTAACAGTACAGGATGTGGTTTCACATTGGATTGGGTTGAGGCTTGTGCGACTGTGGGAGAACGGGATGAAAAGGGGTGTCCGCAAATGTTGGTTGGTTCGTTGTTGATTATTACGCAACGAAAAAAAATGGAAATGGAGTTGATCGATGCCCGTGATAAGGCTGAAGAGTCCAATCGTCTAAAATCGGCTTTTCTCGCGAATATGAGCCATGAAATCCGAACTCCGCTTAATGCTATTGTCGGTTTTTCGGAGATGCTTGGCAGTGTGGAAGAGGTTGAAGAGCGCGAGGAATATGTACGCATTATTGAGAACAATAATGATTTATTGCTTCAATTGATCGGAGATATTCTTGACTTATCTAAAATAGAATCGGGAACGTTGGAGTTTGTAGAAGCACCGCAAGAGATAACTTCTTTGCTGAAAGATATGGTCTGCTCGTTACAAAAACGGGCGGATAAAAAACATCTGGTCATAACTTTGGAAAAGTACTTGCCTGAGTGTTTTACTTTAATTGACCGTAACCGACTTAATCAGGTGCTTACTAATCTTATTGTTAATGCCATTAAATTTACCAGTACGGGCGGAATCGATGTTGGCTACACTTTACAGGAAGACGGTATGTTGCGTTTTTATGTTACAGATACGGGGTGCGGTATTCCTAAGGAAAAACGACAGGAGATTTTTAACCGTTTTGTCAAATTGAATAATTTTGAGCAAGGAACCGGCTTGGGACTGCCTATTACTCAGATGATAGTAAATAGAATGGGAGGTGAGATCGGTTTGGATTCGGAACCGGGAAAAGGAACTACTTTTTGGTTCACTATTCCTTATCGTGAAGTGAAAAGAGGTCAAATCGATTTACCGGAACGATCTATGTTACAAGTGTGCTCAGATCAAATTACGATGCTTATTGCCGAAGATGATGCCAGTAATTATAAATTGTTCGAAACTATTCTCAGGAAAGACTATCGTATATTACATGCCTGGAACGGAAAAGAAGCGGTAGAATTGTTTGAAGAATATCATCCCCATATTGTATTAATGGATATTAATATGCCTGTGATGGATGGTTATCAGGCAGCAGAAGAAATACGCAAAATATCTGCAGAGGTTCCTATTTTGGCCGTTACAGCTTATGCATACGCTTCGGATGAAAATCGTATTCTCAGTTATGGCTTTGACGGTTATACTTCGAAACCGATAAATGCCGGAGCTTTGCGCTTAAAAATTAATGAATTAATAAAAAGCCGGTTAATGCTGATGTTTTAGTGGGAATTCAATAAAGTTTACGGTTTGTATAATATGATGCTCAAAAACTAATATAATCGTATGGAGCAAGGTAAAATGTCTTTTGACAAAGAAATGTCCAGATTACTTCAGGATCAGATTCTGTTTACAGAAAGCGTATATGCTCGTTTGCCGATGGGAATAGAAATCTATGATGTGCAAGGTATATTACGCAGTATGAATGAC
This region of Barnesiella propionica genomic DNA includes:
- a CDS encoding FAD-dependent oxidoreductase — protein: MKEFDAIIIGFGKGGKTLASDLANRGWKVAMVEKSEKMYGGTCINIGCIPTKVLVHQAKLADLRKKDSFENKKEFYRKAIEKKDKITSLLRNNNFHKLDDKKNITVYTGTGSFASPETVNVKTEKGTLLLKAPYIFINTGAETVIPPIEGIKENPFIYTSTEIMELTELPERLVIIGGGYIGLEFASIYASFGSQVTVLEGYTELLPREDRDIAESVKTVLEKKGILFKMGAKVNSFHNTGNEVIISYTNTRENAGYTLKADAVLLATGRRPNTKELNLEAAGVKVNEQGAIIVDELLRTTTPSIRVMGDVKGGLQFTYISLDDYRIIRDDLFGDQRRRTTGREPVSYSVFIDPPLSHIGLNEQEARKSGKNILVNKFTVSSIPRAKTVDAEDGMLKAVIDADTHEILGCTLFCPESSEVINTVSLAMKAGLDSTFLHNFIFTHPSMSEALNDLFS
- the msrA gene encoding peptide-methionine (S)-S-oxide reductase MsrA; this translates as MKQEKKKMEDRSVVYFAGGCFWGTEHFMKQIRGVEKTEVGYANSNIANPTYEQVCTGKTGAAETVKVVYDPHTVKLSLLLDLYFKTIDPTSLNKQGNDRGTQYRTGVFYTDKADLPVIESVIKSLSRKYNKPIVTEVKPIINFYPAEGYHQKYLDKNPGGYCHINPELFKLAREANSRPVYKKPDDATLRTILSAEEYAVTQKNATEPAFRNKYWNEKRDGIYVDVTTGEPLFVSTDKFDSGCGWPSFSKPINNALLNEKMDLSHGMTRVEVRSKTGDAHLGHVFTDGPRDKGGLRYCINSASLKFIPREKMKEEGYGDYLYLLDK
- a CDS encoding ATP-binding protein; this encodes MLKLTANTTDYQYSHFSVLWIIIVAFSFFILPVKARVLQDSVFTINKDYLLVVNTYTSDASWSNAVLEPIRHWAANDNRTIFIEHLNMLMIDNLAEFREVEADLFEKYSDKAPKAILLLGNSSLLLRDGLRAHWGDISIVVCTEEKYIGPDLAYIDKKPVSEKEQIPLIELADSYNMTVIQSEMFLQDNISLMRRMIPDMKKVILIGDGRYINQQLDYDLRNLLMRSYPDMKYDFFSAMDMTKEELLHRLNNIDPVTTGVLFSSWFNKSHYAGSTLLTTNSFQDITNVSVPVFALQQASMNNNGIIGGYFYDKQTFQSWLQQTLENVLEGKQARDIPFYIPTDAIPTFSYPVLLFKGFTVEQCPPGSVFLERPRSFWERNKYFIIFGGVLSALLLLFLFIYQHNRIHVLKVLNEERKQKLETNKELAKLFEDMPIGYSKGKLERNEDGKIIDVEITRMNGRFIHSLVGEGKQLEGLKLSELFGTDFQVFLHFLHLMDAQHKTITYSQYFSAVKKYVGVFITDATQSDYIDVYYINTTDLHITQQKLNETNHKLAMALDVASIIPWNWDLNNHTITCDINHPVKSGSENTVSGEEDRLVVPESQYFEKIHKEDRKRVEKAYLDLMTGCVDKVREEYRIVNSTGCGFTLDWVEACATVGERDEKGCPQMLVGSLLIITQRKKMEMELIDARDKAEESNRLKSAFLANMSHEIRTPLNAIVGFSEMLGSVEEVEEREEYVRIIENNNDLLLQLIGDILDLSKIESGTLEFVEAPQEITSLLKDMVCSLQKRADKKHLVITLEKYLPECFTLIDRNRLNQVLTNLIVNAIKFTSTGGIDVGYTLQEDGMLRFYVTDTGCGIPKEKRQEIFNRFVKLNNFEQGTGLGLPITQMIVNRMGGEIGLDSEPGKGTTFWFTIPYREVKRGQIDLPERSMLQVCSDQITMLIAEDDASNYKLFETILRKDYRILHAWNGKEAVELFEEYHPHIVLMDINMPVMDGYQAAEEIRKISAEVPILAVTAYAYASDENRILSYGFDGYTSKPINAGALRLKINELIKSRLMLMF
- a CDS encoding DUF417 family protein, which produces MTTKAKHLFFSLLRITASSQKLGIDLIRIAILIIFVWIGGLKFYNYEAEGIVPFVANSPFMSFFYAKDAPEYKDYKLKEGEYNEVKHEWHVQNHTYAFSHGLGILIITIGLLVFLGIFSPELGFAGAILAIIMTLGTLSFLITTPEVWVPDLGSGEYGFPLLTGAGRLVIKDTAILAGSVVVLSESAQRLLKKYFNK
- a CDS encoding helix-turn-helix domain-containing protein, producing the protein MEYHFSTPLKGNISLSSNFNENKVLQKDKSLYKFIWVQNGSLTLEVDHVIMTLEQDEIIPLTPLHHIAFKEINGDYLTLLFNSNFYCIFGHDNEVSCNGFLFNGTSDIMRLRLTLEQKEILLDITSKFRNEYLIKDNLQEEMLRILLKRFIISCTRFAREKFSINHEKEKSFDIIRQFFVLVDNHFKEKKQVQDYAEMLHRSPKTLTNLFSSYGFSSPLRIIHERTEAEAKRLLLYSTKSAKEIAEILGFEDLASFSRFFKNMTGESISDFRKKEKRE
- a CDS encoding helix-turn-helix domain-containing protein, encoding MSDNFHIYTDISHIPAKEYETYLEEGFSGICTGGSAVIEVFSVCRQIVKNDLVTILPLQLVSVRDISDDFSMTFFKVDKVMFLDIMSGLGRITTDFFFYMRKNFQYHLSDSDTKRFLGFCRVIDFRGNNDDPAFQRETILHLLRIYYWDFYVHFQTKASDKKKSLSNSNKENIAFRFSMLVSEHYKEHREIAFYADKLCISPLYLTKVIQEMRGQSAHEVIIDYVIVEIKNLLRDTNLDIKDIVRRIGFANQSSLSRFFRQHTGLSPSEYRRTIHII
- a CDS encoding cation diffusion facilitator family transporter; this translates as MAHEHHHTHEISKLNKAFIIGITLNLLFVIVEAGSGLYFGSLALLSDAGHNLSDVVSLILAMLAFRLAKIKPSGNYTYGYKKSTILVSLLNAIILLVAVGIIISESISKLRNPEAINGDAVAWVAGIGIVINAFTAYLFFKDKSKDLNIKGAYLHMAADTLVSVGVLVSGLIIRYTGWNIIDPVIGLVVSLIILISTWNLLHDSLRLSLDGVPGNVDIEKVKKLILNEPEVKGVHHLHIWAISTTQTALTAHIVVDSFAGIEDLKYRLKHRLEDANIQHATFETELPGEHCETDCCS